From one Salmo salar chromosome ssa09, Ssal_v3.1, whole genome shotgun sequence genomic stretch:
- the tdrd9 gene encoding ATP-dependent RNA helicase TDRD9 isoform X1 produces the protein MKKAITAEQITEWFTLGTQFANIRITDEPPKKVKSEESSRQSPAKAPQQQVSPKSEGGGLRNKTGKPDFSASAPPPPLASYDYPSLPITKNRQELISLIENNSVVIIRGATGSGKTTQLPQFILDYYSEKNAPCNLVVTQPRKIGASSIARWVARERKCTLGSLVGYQVGLEKMATEHTRLIYMTTGVLLQKLVGAKSLTEYSHIFIDEVHERTEELDFLLLVVRKLLQSNSRYIKVILMSATINCREFAEYFGTPIRSQMNPAYVFEVEGAPYTIEEFYLDDLCSLIPYRVDTHHPDEPYITVEMYNVAVSLIQSFDELEAKDQSRTEREGGLSLPDRGSVLVFLPGLGEIHYMQEALSKLVRKRLQVYPLHSSVTLEEQNGVFLVPVPGYRKIILSTNIAESSVTVPDVKYVIDFCLARHMVCDKETSYQSLRLTWASKTNCNQRRGRAGRVSKGYCYRLVTKEFWRNEIPDYVVPELVRAPLANIMLKVKLLDMGDPRSLLSTALSPPNLNDIERTVLQLKEMGALSLGNNGQGQKRFDGELTFLGRMLAHLPVDLHLGKMIVLGHVFGCLEECLIIAASLSLKSFFAMPSLQQLAGYRSKLSFAHGVPSDSIAFVNAFKAWHTSRNKGELRHPKDELEWGKENCIQIKRIREVAELYEDLKKRASQFNMHVIENPLPMDYSSLHKQRFILQVVIAGAYYPNYFAQGEMDEELASKELSGHDPKTTVLVRNLPPYSFLYYKQLQSLFRQCGQVKSIAFDGSRGHVEFYRTTTRGSGVLPEVSLALLLAHQRHPLDLFVHPSDEVEARAGSMTVCHMRYARPVVCRVNVDFQDNSVYPVGVLSSTVDPDKLPSNPIFVVNITEVVEVGHFWGFQAGEASMEKQRYLTAEINSRELCPVLVSLYPNLLCLAPFSEGDEQGLYYRAKILHVRGSSVEVFFLDYGNTTLVSCSCLRELPADIMAHPLQAQEFRISGMHPSAQSMILGDQWSSPARNRFITLVNGRSLIVSLFSILHGVMHVELLINTDTVTSSVADIMIQEGHAIKAEESFESKQSHEVLVSLYKDLQDGTFTPNATSSSWKTNKEKEKQLIDSLLQSFSKTSRSFLKSKVPVHGPSSPHKVNFHSFCNVSHYRSVRIEKDSINSVALNDSPQDSHQRMLVAGVVSVNATGACILLKETTLMPHIHGLPALITMLFSPVIELRTNEERTSYTGALCGLGWNVQSQEAVLPEHDIELAFDVKFDVEDITEINALRGAINRLVCEGPNGPLHLGPDRINSLQEDCRERLVRLFTKSPPREDLVPVYYEEPNKWNQVDPSQKMEIVQKEDGKNKGVLFQLHPVTLLNM, from the exons CCCTGCAAAAGCTCCCCAACAGCAGGTCAGCCCAAAGAGTGAAGGTGGGGGACTGAGGAACAAGACAGGAAAGCCTGACTTTTCTGCGA GTGCGCCTCCACCCCCATTAGCCAGTTATGACTACCCCAGCTTGCCCATCACAAAGAATAGACAGGAG CTCATCTCTCTGATcgagaacaactctgtggtgatcATTCGTGGAGCCACAGGCAGTGGGAAAACTACCCAGCTGCCCCAGTTCATCCTGGACTACTACAGCGAGAAGAATGCCCCCTGTAACCTTGTGGTCACCCAGCCTCGCAAAATAGGCGCCAGCAGCATTGCCCGATGGGTTGCCAGAGAGCGCAAGTGCACCCTGGGTAGTCTGGTGGGATACCAG GTGGGCCTAGAGAAGATGGCCACTGAACACACCAGACTCATCTACATGACCACTGGGGTGCTGCTGCAGAAACTGGTCGGCGCCAAGAGCCTGACTGAGTACTCCCACATCTTCATAGATGAG GTCCATGAACGGACGGAGGAGTTGGACTTTCTCCTGTTGGTTGTGAGGAAGCTCCTCCAGTCCAACTCTCGTTACATCAAG GTCATCCTCATGTCAGCCACCATCAACTGCAGGGAGTTTGCAGAGTACTTTGGCACCCCTATCCGCAGCCAGATGAACCCAGCCTATGTGTTTGAGGTGGAGGGGGCTCCCTACACCATCGAGGAGTTCTACCTGGATGACCTCTGCAGCCTGATTCCTTACAGG GTGGATACACACCATCCAGATGAACCTTACATCACTGTGGAGATGTACAACGTGGCTGTCAGCCTTATCCAGAGCTTTGACGAGCTGGAGGCCAAAGATCAGAG CAGGACTGAGCGGGAGGGAGGCCTGTCTCTGCCAGACCGGGGCAGTGTGCTGGTGTTCCTTCCTGGTCTGGGTGAGATCCACTACATGCAAGAGGCCTTGTCTAAGCTGGTGCGCAAGAG ACTGCAGGTgtaccctctccactcctctgtcaCTCTGGAGGAGCAGAACGGGGTGTTTCTGGTGCCTGTCCCAGGGTACAGGAAG ATCATCCTCTCCACCAACATTGCAGAGAGCTCTGTTACAGTCCCAGATGTCAAATATG TGATTGATTTCTGTCTGGCGCGTCACATGGTCTGTGACAAAGAGACCAGTTACCAGTCCCTCCGCCTCACCTGGGCCTCCAAGACCAACTGCAACCAGCGCAGAG gcaGGGCTGGGCGAGTGTCTAAGGGCTACTGTTACCGGCTGGTGACCAAGGAGTTCTGGAGGAATGAGATCCCAGACTATGTGGTTCCTGAGTTGGTG CGTGCCCCCCTGGCCAACATCATGCTGAAGGTGAAGCTACTGGACATGGGGGACCCCCGCTCCCTCCTCTCCACTGCCCTCTCACCCCCCAACCTCAATGACATTGAGAGGACTGTGCTCCAGCTCAAAGAG ATGGGCGCACTGTCCCTGGGGAACAATGGGCAGGGCCAGAAGCGTTTTGATGGAGAGCTGACGTTCCTGGGTCGGATGCTGGCTCACCTGCCTGTGGACCTGCACCTGGGGAAGATGATCGTACTCGGACACGTCTTTGGCTGTCTGGAGGAGTGCCTCATCATAG ccgcCTCCCTGTCTCTGAAGAGCTTCTTTGCCATGCCCTCCCTACAACAGCTGGCAGGCTACAG GAGCAAGCTGTCCTTTGCACACGGTGTGCCGAGTGATTCCATTGCTTTTGTCAACGCATTCAAAGCTTGGCACACGTCCAGAAACAAGGGAGAGTTGAGGCACCCAAAG GATGAGCTAGAGTGGGGCAAGGAGAACTGCATCCAGATCAAGAGGataagagag GTGGCCGAGCTCTATGAGGACCTGAAGAAGAGGGCGTCCCAGTTCAACATGCACGTGATTGAGAACCCATTGCCCATGGACTACTCCAGTCTCCACAAGCAGAGATTCATCTTGCAG GTGGTTATAGCTGGTGCCTACTACCCCAACTACTTTGCCCAAGGGGAAATGGATGAAGAACTGGCCTCCAAAGAGCTGTCTGGCCATGATCCCAAAACAACAGTGCTG GTGAGGAACCTGCCCCCCTATAGTTTCCTGTACTATAAGCAGCTGCAGTCCCTGTTCCGCCAGTGTGGCCAGGTCAAGTCCATAGCCTTTGATGGATCCAG AGGGCATGTGGAGTTCTACCGGACGACTACCCGGGGGTCGGGGGTGCTCCCTGAGGTGTCACTGGCCCTCCTCCTGGCCCACCAGAGGCATCCTCTGGACCTGTTTGTGCACCCCAGTGACGAGGTGGAGGCCCGCGCTGGGAGCATGACCGTCTGCCACATGAGATACGCTCG TCCTGTGGTTTGCAGGGTGAATGTGGACTTCCAGGACAACTCAGTCTACCCAGTGGGGGTGCTGAGTAGTACCGTCGACCCAGACAAGCTGCCTTCCAACCCCATCTTCGTGGTCAACATCACAGAA GTGGTGGAGGTGGGCCACTTCTGGGGCTTCCAGGCAGGCGAGGCCAGCATGGAGAAGCAGCGCTATCTGACAGCTGAGATTAATTCTCGTGAGCTGTGTCCAGTTCTTGTCTCCCTCTACCCCAACCTACTGTGCCTGGCACCTTTCTCTGAGGGCGACGAGCAGGGCCTCTACTACCGTGCCAAGATCCTGCACGTCCGCGGCAGCTCTGTGGAG GTGTTCTTTTTGGACTACGGAAACACCACCCTGGTGTCATGCAGCTGTCTGAGGGAGCTACCTGCTGATATCATGGCCCACCCATTGCAG GCCCAGGAGTTTCGTATCTCGGGGATGCATCCATCAGCCCAGTCCATGATCCTGGGGGACCAGTGGAGCAGCCCCGCACGCAACCGCTTCATAACACTGGTGAACGGCCGCTCACTCATCGTCTCCCTGTTCTCTATCCTGCATGGCGTCATGCACGTGGAGCTGCTCATCAACACTGACACGGTCACCTCCAGTGTGGCTGATATCATGATACAGGAGGGACACGCCATTAAGGCCGAAGAGAGCTTTGAGTCCAAG CAGAGCCACGAGGTGCTGGTTTCTCTGTATAAAGACTTGCAGGACGGAACCTTCACCCCCAATGCTACCAGCAGCTCCTGGAAGACCAACAAGGAGAAGGAGAAGCAGCTCATCGACAGCCTGCTCCAGTCCTTCTCCAAGACCAGCCGGTCCTTTTTGAAGAGCAAG GTTCCTGTGCATGGCCCATCCAGCCCTCACAAAGTCAACTTCCACAGCTTTTGCAATGTCAGCCACTACAG GTCGGTGCGCATAGAAAAGGACAGCATCAACTCAGTGGCGTTGAATGACAGTCCTCAGGACAGCCATCAGAGGATGCTGGTGGCCGGCGTAGTGTCTGTCAATGCCACAG GCGCATGCATTCTACTGAAGGAGACTACGCTGATGCCTCACATCCACGGCCTGCCTGCCCTCATCACCATGCTCTTCAGCCCTGTCATAGAGCTACG CACCAATGAGGAGAGAACCAGCTACACTGGCGCCCTCTGTGGTCTGGGGTGGAACGTCCAGTCTCAGGAGGCTGTCCTACCTGAACATGACATAGAGCTCGCCTTTGATGTCAAATTCGATGTAGAGGACATCACAGAG ATCAATGCGTTGCGTGGTGCCATCAACCGTCTGGTGTGTGAGGGGCCCAACGGTCCTCTGCACCTGGGGCCTGACAGGATCAACAGCCTGCAGGAGGACTGCCGCGAACGCCTCGTCAGGTTATTTACCAAGTCACCCCCCCGGGAAGACCTTGTTCCTGTGTACTATGAGGAACCAAATAAATGGAACCAG GTGGATCCCAGTCAGAAGATGGAGATTGTCCAGAAGGAAGATGGAAAGAACAAAGGTGTCCTGTTCCAGCTACACCCTGTCACACTGCTCAACATGTGA
- the tdrd9 gene encoding ATP-dependent RNA helicase TDRD9 isoform X5, translated as MKKAITAEQITEWFTLGTQFANIRITDEPPKKVKSEESSRQSPAKAPQQQVSPKSEGGGLRNKTGKPDFSASAPPPPLASYDYPSLPITKNRQELISLIENNSVVIIRGATGSGKTTQLPQFILDYYSEKNAPCNLVVTQPRKIGASSIARWVARERKCTLGSLVGYQVGLEKMATEHTRLIYMTTGVLLQKLVGAKSLTEYSHIFIDEVHERTEELDFLLLVVRKLLQSNSRYIKVILMSATINCREFAEYFGTPIRSQMNPAYVFEVEGAPYTIEEFYLDDLCSLIPYRVDTHHPDEPYITVEMYNVAVSLIQSFDELEAKDQSRTEREGGLSLPDRGSVLVFLPGLGEIHYMQEALSKLVRKRLQVYPLHSSVTLEEQNGVFLVPVPGYRKIILSTNIAESSVTVPDVKYVIDFCLARHMVCDKETSYQSLRLTWASKTNCNQRRGRAGRVSKGYCYRLVTKEFWRNEIPDYVVPELVMGALSLGNNGQGQKRFDGELTFLGRMLAHLPVDLHLGKMIVLGHVFGCLEECLIIAASLSLKSFFAMPSLQQLAGYRSKLSFAHGVPSDSIAFVNAFKAWHTSRNKGELRHPKDELEWGKENCIQIKRIREVAELYEDLKKRASQFNMHVIENPLPMDYSSLHKQRFILQVVIAGAYYPNYFAQGEMDEELASKELSGHDPKTTVLVRNLPPYSFLYYKQLQSLFRQCGQVKSIAFDGSRGHVEFYRTTTRGSGVLPEVSLALLLAHQRHPLDLFVHPSDEVEARAGSMTVCHMRYARPVVCRVNVDFQDNSVYPVGVLSSTVDPDKLPSNPIFVVNITEVVEVGHFWGFQAGEASMEKQRYLTAEINSRELCPVLVSLYPNLLCLAPFSEGDEQGLYYRAKILHVRGSSVEVFFLDYGNTTLVSCSCLRELPADIMAHPLQAQEFRISGMHPSAQSMILGDQWSSPARNRFITLVNGRSLIVSLFSILHGVMHVELLINTDTVTSSVADIMIQEGHAIKAEESFESKQSHEVLVSLYKDLQDGTFTPNATSSSWKTNKEKEKQLIDSLLQSFSKTSRSFLKSKVPVHGPSSPHKVNFHSFCNVSHYRSVRIEKDSINSVALNDSPQDSHQRMLVAGVVSVNATGACILLKETTLMPHIHGLPALITMLFSPVIELRTNEERTSYTGALCGLGWNVQSQEAVLPEHDIELAFDVKFDVEDITEINALRGAINRLVCEGPNGPLHLGPDRINSLQEDCRERLVRLFTKSPPREDLVPVYYEEPNKWNQVDPSQKMEIVQKEDGKNKGVLFQLHPVTLLNM; from the exons CCCTGCAAAAGCTCCCCAACAGCAGGTCAGCCCAAAGAGTGAAGGTGGGGGACTGAGGAACAAGACAGGAAAGCCTGACTTTTCTGCGA GTGCGCCTCCACCCCCATTAGCCAGTTATGACTACCCCAGCTTGCCCATCACAAAGAATAGACAGGAG CTCATCTCTCTGATcgagaacaactctgtggtgatcATTCGTGGAGCCACAGGCAGTGGGAAAACTACCCAGCTGCCCCAGTTCATCCTGGACTACTACAGCGAGAAGAATGCCCCCTGTAACCTTGTGGTCACCCAGCCTCGCAAAATAGGCGCCAGCAGCATTGCCCGATGGGTTGCCAGAGAGCGCAAGTGCACCCTGGGTAGTCTGGTGGGATACCAG GTGGGCCTAGAGAAGATGGCCACTGAACACACCAGACTCATCTACATGACCACTGGGGTGCTGCTGCAGAAACTGGTCGGCGCCAAGAGCCTGACTGAGTACTCCCACATCTTCATAGATGAG GTCCATGAACGGACGGAGGAGTTGGACTTTCTCCTGTTGGTTGTGAGGAAGCTCCTCCAGTCCAACTCTCGTTACATCAAG GTCATCCTCATGTCAGCCACCATCAACTGCAGGGAGTTTGCAGAGTACTTTGGCACCCCTATCCGCAGCCAGATGAACCCAGCCTATGTGTTTGAGGTGGAGGGGGCTCCCTACACCATCGAGGAGTTCTACCTGGATGACCTCTGCAGCCTGATTCCTTACAGG GTGGATACACACCATCCAGATGAACCTTACATCACTGTGGAGATGTACAACGTGGCTGTCAGCCTTATCCAGAGCTTTGACGAGCTGGAGGCCAAAGATCAGAG CAGGACTGAGCGGGAGGGAGGCCTGTCTCTGCCAGACCGGGGCAGTGTGCTGGTGTTCCTTCCTGGTCTGGGTGAGATCCACTACATGCAAGAGGCCTTGTCTAAGCTGGTGCGCAAGAG ACTGCAGGTgtaccctctccactcctctgtcaCTCTGGAGGAGCAGAACGGGGTGTTTCTGGTGCCTGTCCCAGGGTACAGGAAG ATCATCCTCTCCACCAACATTGCAGAGAGCTCTGTTACAGTCCCAGATGTCAAATATG TGATTGATTTCTGTCTGGCGCGTCACATGGTCTGTGACAAAGAGACCAGTTACCAGTCCCTCCGCCTCACCTGGGCCTCCAAGACCAACTGCAACCAGCGCAGAG gcaGGGCTGGGCGAGTGTCTAAGGGCTACTGTTACCGGCTGGTGACCAAGGAGTTCTGGAGGAATGAGATCCCAGACTATGTGGTTCCTGAGTTGGTG ATGGGCGCACTGTCCCTGGGGAACAATGGGCAGGGCCAGAAGCGTTTTGATGGAGAGCTGACGTTCCTGGGTCGGATGCTGGCTCACCTGCCTGTGGACCTGCACCTGGGGAAGATGATCGTACTCGGACACGTCTTTGGCTGTCTGGAGGAGTGCCTCATCATAG ccgcCTCCCTGTCTCTGAAGAGCTTCTTTGCCATGCCCTCCCTACAACAGCTGGCAGGCTACAG GAGCAAGCTGTCCTTTGCACACGGTGTGCCGAGTGATTCCATTGCTTTTGTCAACGCATTCAAAGCTTGGCACACGTCCAGAAACAAGGGAGAGTTGAGGCACCCAAAG GATGAGCTAGAGTGGGGCAAGGAGAACTGCATCCAGATCAAGAGGataagagag GTGGCCGAGCTCTATGAGGACCTGAAGAAGAGGGCGTCCCAGTTCAACATGCACGTGATTGAGAACCCATTGCCCATGGACTACTCCAGTCTCCACAAGCAGAGATTCATCTTGCAG GTGGTTATAGCTGGTGCCTACTACCCCAACTACTTTGCCCAAGGGGAAATGGATGAAGAACTGGCCTCCAAAGAGCTGTCTGGCCATGATCCCAAAACAACAGTGCTG GTGAGGAACCTGCCCCCCTATAGTTTCCTGTACTATAAGCAGCTGCAGTCCCTGTTCCGCCAGTGTGGCCAGGTCAAGTCCATAGCCTTTGATGGATCCAG AGGGCATGTGGAGTTCTACCGGACGACTACCCGGGGGTCGGGGGTGCTCCCTGAGGTGTCACTGGCCCTCCTCCTGGCCCACCAGAGGCATCCTCTGGACCTGTTTGTGCACCCCAGTGACGAGGTGGAGGCCCGCGCTGGGAGCATGACCGTCTGCCACATGAGATACGCTCG TCCTGTGGTTTGCAGGGTGAATGTGGACTTCCAGGACAACTCAGTCTACCCAGTGGGGGTGCTGAGTAGTACCGTCGACCCAGACAAGCTGCCTTCCAACCCCATCTTCGTGGTCAACATCACAGAA GTGGTGGAGGTGGGCCACTTCTGGGGCTTCCAGGCAGGCGAGGCCAGCATGGAGAAGCAGCGCTATCTGACAGCTGAGATTAATTCTCGTGAGCTGTGTCCAGTTCTTGTCTCCCTCTACCCCAACCTACTGTGCCTGGCACCTTTCTCTGAGGGCGACGAGCAGGGCCTCTACTACCGTGCCAAGATCCTGCACGTCCGCGGCAGCTCTGTGGAG GTGTTCTTTTTGGACTACGGAAACACCACCCTGGTGTCATGCAGCTGTCTGAGGGAGCTACCTGCTGATATCATGGCCCACCCATTGCAG GCCCAGGAGTTTCGTATCTCGGGGATGCATCCATCAGCCCAGTCCATGATCCTGGGGGACCAGTGGAGCAGCCCCGCACGCAACCGCTTCATAACACTGGTGAACGGCCGCTCACTCATCGTCTCCCTGTTCTCTATCCTGCATGGCGTCATGCACGTGGAGCTGCTCATCAACACTGACACGGTCACCTCCAGTGTGGCTGATATCATGATACAGGAGGGACACGCCATTAAGGCCGAAGAGAGCTTTGAGTCCAAG CAGAGCCACGAGGTGCTGGTTTCTCTGTATAAAGACTTGCAGGACGGAACCTTCACCCCCAATGCTACCAGCAGCTCCTGGAAGACCAACAAGGAGAAGGAGAAGCAGCTCATCGACAGCCTGCTCCAGTCCTTCTCCAAGACCAGCCGGTCCTTTTTGAAGAGCAAG GTTCCTGTGCATGGCCCATCCAGCCCTCACAAAGTCAACTTCCACAGCTTTTGCAATGTCAGCCACTACAG GTCGGTGCGCATAGAAAAGGACAGCATCAACTCAGTGGCGTTGAATGACAGTCCTCAGGACAGCCATCAGAGGATGCTGGTGGCCGGCGTAGTGTCTGTCAATGCCACAG GCGCATGCATTCTACTGAAGGAGACTACGCTGATGCCTCACATCCACGGCCTGCCTGCCCTCATCACCATGCTCTTCAGCCCTGTCATAGAGCTACG CACCAATGAGGAGAGAACCAGCTACACTGGCGCCCTCTGTGGTCTGGGGTGGAACGTCCAGTCTCAGGAGGCTGTCCTACCTGAACATGACATAGAGCTCGCCTTTGATGTCAAATTCGATGTAGAGGACATCACAGAG ATCAATGCGTTGCGTGGTGCCATCAACCGTCTGGTGTGTGAGGGGCCCAACGGTCCTCTGCACCTGGGGCCTGACAGGATCAACAGCCTGCAGGAGGACTGCCGCGAACGCCTCGTCAGGTTATTTACCAAGTCACCCCCCCGGGAAGACCTTGTTCCTGTGTACTATGAGGAACCAAATAAATGGAACCAG GTGGATCCCAGTCAGAAGATGGAGATTGTCCAGAAGGAAGATGGAAAGAACAAAGGTGTCCTGTTCCAGCTACACCCTGTCACACTGCTCAACATGTGA